DNA from Krasilnikovia cinnamomea:
ATGAACTCGCCGTGGGCCATGTTGATCACGCCCATCTGGCCGAAGGTGAAGGTCAGGCCGAGCGCGACGAGCAGCAGCACCGCCGCCATGCTCGCGCCGATGACCAGTTGGTTGAGCACCGCCATGGTCGGACGCCTTCCGCCGTCAGGACAGTCCCGTGGCCCAGCTGTAGCCCTTGAGGTACGGGTCCGGCTTGATCGGTTGGCCGGAGTTCCACACCTCCTTGATCTGCCCGTCGGGCTGGATCAGGCCGATGCGGGCGGTCTTGTAGACGTGCTGGTTCTCGCCGTCCACGGTGACCTTGCCCTCGGGTGCGTCGATGACGATGCCGCCCGCGGCCTTCTTGACCGCCTCGACATCGGTCTTGCCCGCCTTCTTGACGGCCTCGGCCCACAGGTACACCGCGTTGTAGCCGGCCTCCATCGGGTCGGAGGTGACCTTCGTGGCGCCGTACTTGGCCTTGAACGCCTTGACGAACTTGTCGTTGGCCGGGCCGGCGGTGGTCTGGTAGTAGTTCCACGCGACGAGGTGACCGGCGACGTTGTCGGGGCCGATGCCGACGACCTCCTCCTCGGCCACGCTGACCGAGACGGTGGGCATGGTGGCGGCGGTGATCCCGGCGCTGCGCAGTTGCTTGAAGAAGGCCACGTTGCTGTCGCCGTTGAGGGTGTTGAACACCGCGTCCGGCTTGGCCTGCTGGAGCTTGTTGACCACGGTGGAGTATTCGGTGTGCCCGAGCGGGGTGTACTCCTCGCCGAGGATCTGCATGCCGTTCGCGGCCGCGTACGCTTTGATGATCTTGTTGGCGGTGCGCGGGAAGACGTAGTCGCTGCCGACCAGGAAGACCCGCTTCTTGCCCTGCTGCTTGAGGTAGTCGAGGGCGGGCACGATCTGCTGGTTGGTGGTCGCCCCGGTGTAGAAGATGTATGGCGAGCTCTCCAGGCCCTCGTACTGCACCGGATACCACAGCAGCGCCTTGTTGCGTTCGAAGACCGGCAGCATCGCCTTGCGGCTGGCCGACGTCCAGCCGCCGAAGACCGTGGCGACCTTGTCCTGAGAGATGAGCTTCTGCGCCTTCTCGGCGAAGGTGGGCCAGTCGGAGGCGCCGTCCTCGACGACGGGTTCGATCTTCTTGCCCAGGACGCCGCCCGAGTTGTTGATCTCCTCGATGGCCAGCAGTTCGGCGTCGCGGACGGTGACCTCACTGATGGCCATCGTGCCGCTGAGTGAGTGCAGAATGCCGACCTTGATCGTATTCGAATTCGCTCCGCTCGCCACCGGATCATCCGCGCAACCTGCGAGGACAGCGGTGACGGTCAATGCCATGGCAACGGTCCACGATCGACCGAGAACTCTCAACATGCAGGACGTCCTCTCAGCCAGTAACCGGGGTACCCGGAAAGCTAGGACGCCGCGATTTCACGGCCCGACCGTGGTGATGTCCAACACGTTACGCAAACCTCACTGAGCCCTCACGCAGAGTGTGAGTTCACGGCGCCTCGCCGCTAATTGCCAAGCTTTTGCAACAGCGAAGATCGCCTAATATGCTGAGGCCAGTCGGAGGCTTCTCCACCCCGATCTGCCCGGGAGGCAGCATGGACGTGCGGGCGATGCACATCGCCAACGGGATCGTCGACGGCCCCGTGTCCGGCGCCTTCGCGGTGTTCGCGGTGGCGGCTCTCGCGTTCTGCGTCCGGCGCTCGCGGGCCGACCTGGACGAGCGGCTCGCGCCGATGGCCGGGCTCGTCGCGGCGTTCATCTTCGCGGTGCAGATGCTCAACTTCCAGGTCCTGCCGGGCGTCTCCGGGCACCTGCTGGGCGGCACCCTCGCGGTGATCCTGGTCGGGCCGTGGGTGGGCGCGCTGTGCGTGTCGACCGTACTCATCGTGCAGTGCCTGCTGTTCGCCGACGGCGGGCTGACCGCCCTCGGGCTGAACATCACCAACATGGCGCTGATCGGTACGGCCGCCGGATACCTGCTGGTGGTGGGGCTGCTGAAGGTGCTGCCGAAGACCCCGGGCGGGCTCGCCGCCACCGCGCTGATCGCCTCCGTCGTCAGCGTCGTGGCCACCTCCCAGGGCTTCGTCCTCGAATACGCGCTCGGCGGCACCACCCAACTGTCGCTGCCCGCGGTCTCCGGCACCCTGGCCGGCGTCCACATCCTCATCGGCATCGGCGAGGGCCTCATCGCCGCCACCACGGTGGCCACGGTCGCCCGGATCCGGCCCGACCTGGTGTACGCCCTGCGCCGCTTCCGCACCCCCGCCGCGCCGGTCACCCAACCCGAAGCACCCTCCCGGAAGGCGGCCACCCCGTGAGCAAGCGACTCGGCTGGTTCCTCGCCGGCGGCCTGCTGGTCGCCCTGCTGCTCGCCGGAGTGGTCAGCAACTTCGCCTCCGGCAGCCCCGACGGCCTCGACGCCACCGCCCGCGAGGGCTGCACCGTCAACGCCGACGACGAGATCACCGGCGGCACCTGCATGGCCCAGCAGGAACAGGACCACCAGATGGCCGGCAGCCCGCTGGCCGACTACGGCATCCGGGGCATCGACAACGCGTACCTGTCCACCGGGCTGTCCGGGGTGGCCGGGGTGCTGATCACCTTCGCCGCCGGTGGCGGCCTGTTCTGGATGGCCCGGCGGCGCCGGCAGGAGGCCTGATGGGTGCGGGCCACGCCCACCCGCTGCACCTGCCCCGGGACAGCCCGGTGCACCGGCTGGCGGCCGAGACCAAGATCGTGGCGGTGCTGACGTTCACCATCGTCGTGGTGCTGACCCCCCGGACGGAGTTCGCCGCGTTCGCCGGGTACGCCGTCCTGCTGGCTCTGGTCGCCGCGGCGGCCCGGGTTCCCGCGCCGTGGCTGCTGAAACGCTCGACGATCGAGCTGCCGTTCGTGCTGCTGGCGGTCGCCCTGCCGTTCGCCGGGCACGGGGAACGCGTCGACTGGCTGGGGATGTCGCTGTCCGTCGACGGGCTGTACGGGGCGTGGAACATCGTCGCCAAGGGCACCCTCGGCGTCCTGGCCTCGCTGCTGCTGGCCGCGACCACCACGATGCGCGACCTGATCCTCGGCCTGGACCGGTTGCGCTGCCCCGACGTGTTCACCCTGATCGCCACGTTCATGCTGCGCTACCTGGACGTGCTCACCGAGGACGCCCGCCGGATGCGGATCGCCCGGCTGTCGCGCGGCTACGATCCGCGCTTCCTCTGGCAGGTCAGGGCGTTCGCGGTCGGAGTGGGCTCGCTGTTCCTGCGGGCGTACGAGCGCGGCGAGCGGGTGTACCTCGCCATGGTGTCCCGTGGCTACACCGGCCGGCTGCCCCGCCCCGGCGACGACCGGGCACCCCGGGCCCACTGGATCGCCGCCGCGCTGCTTCCGGCCGCGTCCACCGGCATCGCCGTGACGGCGGTGCTGTCATGACGCCCTCGCTGCGCATCGACGGCCTGCACTTCGCCTATCCCGACGGCAGCGTCGCCCTGCGCGGCGTCGACCTCACCGTGCGGCAGGGCGAGCGGGTCGCCCTGCTCGGCCCCAACGGAGCCGGCAAGACCACCCTCGTGCTGCACCTCAACGGCATCCTGCACGGCGGGGCGGGCACGGTCACGGTCACCGGGCTGCCCGTGGACCCCGCGGACCGGGCCCGGCTCGCCGACATCCGGCGCCGGGTCGGCATCGTCTTCCAGGACCCCGACGATCAGCTGTTCATGCCCACGGTCGCCGAGGACGTCGCGTTCGGGCCGATCAACCTGGGCCTCCGGGGCGCGGAACTGGACGACCGCGTCGCGCGGGCGCTGACGGCGGTGGGCATGGCCGACTACCGCGACCGGGCCCCGCATCACCTGTCGTTCGGGCAGCGCCGCCGGGTCGCGGTGGCCACCGTGCTGGCCATGCGGCCCGACGTGCTGGTCCTCGACGAACCGTCGTCCAATCTGGACCCGGCCAGCCGCCGGGAACTCGCCGAGATCCTCGAAGGCCTGCCGATCACCATCCTCATGGTGACCCACGACCTGCCGTACGCCCTGCAGCTGTGCGAGCGCTCCGTCATCCTCGACGGCGGCCGGATCGCCGCCGACGCGCCGACCGAGGACGTGCTGACCGACCCGGAGCTGCTGCACCGGCACCGGCTGGAGCTGCCGTTCGGGTTCGACCCGGCGGTGGCCGCCGCGCAACGCGGCAGCCCGCCCACCCGGATCCCGCGCGCGCGAGTGCCCTGATCACCAGGTGTTCTCGTGCCACACCGACTCGACGGGCTCGCGCCTGGCGGGCCGGAACGTCGTCCCGGTGAAGTACGCGGTCGGCAGCAGCGCACCCTGGTGCACGCCGTCGGGGATGCCCAGGATCCGCGCCACCTCGGCCTCCTGCCCGAGGTGCAGCGTCGTCCACGCGGTGGCCAGCCCCCGCGCCCGGGCGGCCAGGCAGTAGCTCCAGGCGGCCGGCAGCAGCGACCCCCACAACCCGGCCTGGTTGCCCTGCGGCACCGGCTTGCCCGTACGCAGGCAGGGGATGACGAGCACGGGCACCCGGCCCATGTGCTCGCCCAGCCACAGCACGCTGTCGCCGACGCGCTGCTGCACCGCGGAGCGCTCGGGCCGGTCGGCGAACATCCGGCCCGCGAAGCGGCTCGAGTCGGCGTAGCGGGCGACCTGCTGGCGGTAGATCTCCCCCACGGCGGCGCGCTTGTCCGCGTCGGTGACGACCATGAAGTGCCAGGACTGCTCGTTGGAGCCGGACGGCGCCTGCAGGGCGATCTCCACGCATGCGCGGATCAGCTCCAGCGGCACGGGGCGGGACAGGTCCAGCCGCTTGCGCACCGTGCGGGTGGTGGTGAGCAGCTCGTCCGGGGTCAGGGGCAGCGTCATGACCCGATCATGGCATCGCGCGTGGTGGGGAGACCGCACGGCCCGCGAACTCATCCGGCGATGGCCACGAGCTCGACCTCGAAGCCGTCCGCGTCCTCCAGATAGGCGGCGTAGTGCCGCTCGCCGCCCGCGTACGGGTGGCGGTCGGGGAACAGCAGCCGCCAGCCGTGCCCGGCCGACTCCGCCACCAGCGCCTCGACGCGGCGGGCGTCCTCGACGTGGAACGCCAGATGGTTGAGCCCGGCCCGGCGGCGCTCGTGGCCACCGGGCGTCAGGTCGGGTGACCGCTCGAGGACCAGGTAGGTGTCCCCGAGTCGCCAGCTGCGCCCGGCAGGCCAGTCCTGGAACGCCGTGTACCCCAGCGCCGACAGCAGCCAGCCCCAGCTGGCGACCGCGCGTTCCAGGTTGGGCACCCACAACTCGATGTGGTGCAGCGCACCGGGCACGGGGGGCGTCACGCCGCCGAACGCTACACCTGTCCGGTTCGGGCGGCGGGGCAACCCGGACGGCACCCGGGCGGCAACCCGCGGGGACGGGTGGCTGCTTGGCACGGCCGTCCCGCTGCCGATCGTGACGGAGGAAATGGGTCCGCCCGGCGCGGCGGCGTCGCCCCGACCCGGACGAGACAGAACGGATGGTCATGGCCCGACGATCGCCGCTGCGGCGGGTCGCGGTGGCCGGGGCGCTGGCCGTGTGCCTGGCGACCGGTGCCGGGGCGGTCCCGGCCGCCTCGGCGGCGGTGACGCCGAGTTCGAGCGACGGCACTCAGCCGGGCGAGGTCGCGGCGGCGCCGCTGCGGATCATGCCGTTGGGGGACTCCATCACCTACGGGGTCGGATCGCTGACCGTGGACTCGTACCGGGAGGATCTGCGGCGGCGCCTGACCGCCGCGGGCCTGAGCGTGGACTTCGTCGGCTCCCAGGCCTCCGGCCGCGGCGCGGACCGCGACAACGAAGGCCACCCCGGCTGGACCATCCAGCAGATCGCCGCCCAGGCCGACCGATGGCTGGCCACCCAGCGGCCGGACGTCGTGCTGCTGCAGATCGGCACCAACGACATGGTGCGCAAGGTCGACGTGGCCGGGGCACCGGCGCGCCTGTCGGCCCTGATCGACCAGATCCGGGCCGCCCGCCCGTCCGCAGAGATCTTCGTCGCCAGAATCCCGTCCGCGAGACTCGCCGGCTACCGGACGCGCATCGCCGCCTTCAACGCCGCCGTCCCGCGCGTGGTGGCGGGCAAGGGTGCGCGGGTGCACCTTGTGGACCAGTCCTCCATCGGCGGCATCGACCTGCGCGACAGCGTGCACCCGCACGACTTCGGCTACGCCAAGATGGCCTTCAACTGGTACCGGGCGCTGCGCGCGGTGTACGGCATGGCCGCGCCGGGCTGGCCGGAAGGGACCAACCCGTACCGGGCCACCCGGGCGTACCGATGTGTGCTGAGGGTTCTGCCGGGCGGGAAGGGCAACCGGGTCGGCTGCGCCTGGACCCACCTGCGCCCGGTGCGCTCCACAGTGCACGGCGTGACCCGGACGACGCGCGTCTGGCAGGTCCGCCGCTCCGTGGTCGGGAAGCACCGCGTCGTCGCGGTGCCCGCCCACTACGCGTACCGGACCAGGCGGGTGAAGAGGGCCGACGGCACCTACGTCACCAGGACGGTCCGGGTGCACGTCGCCGCGACGTACGCGACCAGGACCCGGCGCGTCACCCGATGGGTCACCTACTGAGCACCCCACCCCTGGTCAGGAGTCCACTGTGATGTCTCGCTACCGCGCCGGGGCGGTCCGTCGCGCCGTGCGCGCCCAGCTGTCCCTGCTGGTCGTCGGCGTGCTCGGGGTGTCGGCGACGCTCGCGGGCGGGCCCGCCACCGCCGCCCCCGGCGTGGACCCGGCGGCACCGGTCAGCGCCGCGCCCGCCCCGGCACCCGCCGCGCCGGTCACCCGGGCCGCGTCCACGCCCCGCGGCGTGTGCCCCGCCACCTCGATGCAGGTGGTCGCCCACCAGGACGACGACATCCTGTTCGTCAACCCGGACCTGCGGACCGACATCAGGGCCGGACGGTGCATCGTCACCCTGTTCCTGACCGCCGGCGACGCCGGGCGTTCGGTCGCCTACTGGCGCGGCCGGGAGGCAGGCGCGATGGCCGCGTACGCCACGATGGCCGGGGTGCCCAACCGGTGGATCCACCGGCCGGTCACGCTGGCCGGGCACCGCATCACCCGGGTCGCGCTCGTCGGGCGCAAGATCTCCCTGCTGTTCCTGCGCCTGCCCGACGGCCACGGGTACGCCAACCACGACTGGGAGACCATCGCCAAGCTCTGGAAGGGCACCATCCCGGCCGTCCACAGCATCGACTCCGGCACCGCGTACACCAGGGACGGGCTGGTGGAGACCGTGGGCGCCGCGATGCGCACCTGGCGCCCGGACGTGGTCCGGACCCTCGACTACTCCGCCCGCTACGGGCGCGGGGACCACGGCGACCACATCTCCGCCGGGTACGTGACGTACACCGCGCACCTCTCCTACGCCACCGCCCACCGGCTGTACGGCTACCGGGGCTATCCCATCTCGGCCGAGCCCGCGAACCTGTCCCCGATCGCCGCGCGGGCCAAGCGGGCGGTGTTCTTCGCGTACGCGCCGCACGACGCGTCCGTCTGCAAGACCGAGAAGGCGTGCCGGAAGAAGCCGTACTGGTCGTGGTTCGCCCGGCAGCACCGGACCACCGCCCCGCCCCATCCCGACGCGCTGGCCACACCGCCGGTTCCGGCCGACGCCGCGCCCGCCGGCCCCTGACCTCGACCGGCGCGGCCGGCGCCACTTGCCGCGCCCGGCGCTGTTCGGCCAGGACGGGGCGCCTGCCCGGCGACCGGCTGGGGCCGTTCCGGCGAATCCGGCGGCTGCCGATCCGACTATCTTTGCCCGGCGCCCCACGATCAACCGGAGTGAACCGCCATGTCCCAGCCGCCGGAGTCCGGCCCGCCCCACGAGCGCCCGGACGAGCCGCCGCAACCGCCGGCCGCCGCGCAGCAGCCGTTCGGGGGGCTGCCCAGCTTCCCCGGCGTCGGCTGGGATCCGGCGCGGGCCGCCGCGGGCCACGGCCTGCCGTACGGCCAGCCCTGGTTCGACCCGGCGGACCCGCTGGTCAGCGACAGCTACGCGGGCTGGTGGCAGCGCGGCTTCGCGGTCGTCCGGCGCGGCTGGCGGCCCCTGCTGCTGTGCCAGGCCATCGTCGCCGTCGCGGCGCTGGTGCTGCTGATCCCGGCCCAGCTCTTCGCCGACCTGGCGACGGCCCGGGTCATCGACGACCCGGCCCGCTTCGACGAGCAGAGCTTCGCCAGCTTGTTCATCCCGATGGGCGTCTCGACGCTGGGGCTGCTGGCGTCGTATCTGGTCACGTCCGTGGGCACGCTGGTGACGGCACGGCTGGCGGTCATCGTGGCCACCGGCGGCGTGCCCCGGGTGGGTACCGCGCTGCGCGGCGTGCTGCCGCGCGTACCCGCGCTGATCGGATGGTCGTTGGTGGCCGGCCTGATCTGCCTCGCGGCGCTGCTGGCCTGCTTCGTGCCGATCCTGTACGTCGGGGCGGTGTTCGTCCTGCTTCCGATGGTGGTGCTGTTCGAGCCGGGTGAGGGCATCGGCCGGTGCTTCCGCCTCTTCCACACCGACATCGGCGTCGCCGTCGGCCGGATCGCCACCGCCGTCGTGCTCAGCTTCGGCGTCGCTCTGCCCTTCGTCGCGCTGAGCGCGGTGGCGGCGATGCTGGGGTCCCCGGGAACGGTGGCGGGCACCGGCGCGCTGATCGCGGGGTCGGTGACCTCGACGGTGCTCAGCCAGCTGGGATCGTTGGTCGCGGGGGTCGTGGTGACCCCGCTCGTGGTGGCCGCGTACGCCGACCTGCGGGCACGCAGGGAGCCGTTCAGCACCGCGCTGCTGGTCGCCTGAGCCGGTCGCGCCCGGGATCCGGGCGTGACGCCGGTCAGGCGGCCAGGGCGACCCGCTCGGCGGTGACGGTCCGCAGCGCCCACCGCATCCGCGCGGCGGCGATCTCGGGGTGCTCGCCGTACTCGACGGCCACGACTGCCGCACAGCCGGGCGCTCCGCCGTTGGTGAGCAGGCTGGCGCGGATCGCGGCGGCCACCCCGGCGTGACCCGGGTGCTCGGACGGCTGAAGTCCGCTGGCGAAGAGGGCGGCGGCCTGGTCGGTGAGACTCATCGTGATCACGTTCCTCGGGAAAGTGTTCCGATGGTTGATGGGTTGACGGTTACAGCGTGCGCCCGTGGCCCGGGCCCGCACATCCGTAGAAATCCCTATCCTTACCCCCAACCAGCGGCGAGTATCAGACGATCAGCCGGGGTATGCCTGGTACGTCGTTCGCCGCACCTGTCACGCCGACGCCAGCACCTCCTGTTCGATCAGGTCGAATATGTCGGCGTCGGTCTGCTGCTGCCAGGCCGGCAACTCGTCCCAGTCGGCGAGGTAGCTCGGCCGGGGCGCCGCGAAATGCCGGTGGACCTGCGCGATCCAGCACAGCGCCACGAACCGGCCCCGCTGGGCGCGGCTGAGCTTCGCGGTGCCTCCCCCGCTGGCGAGGACGAACTCCCGGATCGCCGCGAAGACCGACGCGGCGCTGACCTGCTCCCACTCCTGCAGTTCCTCCCACGGCGCGATGTCGGAGGTTCTCGGCTCACCTTGGAAGTAGTTCTGGACCCCCTCGATCCAGGCTTCCCGGAAGATCTTTCCACCCTCGGCCGCTTCCACCCCTTGCGTACCCTTCTGTCGTGCCGGTCTCGAATCCCGCGGTCAGTCCCGCGGGAGCGTCAGGGGTACGGGTGCCCCCGTGGCCGCGTTCCGGGCCCCGTCCAGCAGGTCCTCCCACGCCTTGCGGGCGGGCACCCGCCCGGGCACGGTCCGCTCGGCGATCGCGGCGCTGACCAGGGCGGAGGAGAAGGACGTCCCGCTCCACACCGCGTACCCGTTGAACGTCTCGGGCCGCCGCTCCGGCTTGGCCGGGCCGGGGCCGTCGGGGTCCTCCCACACCTGCACGGTGCCGTCCATGAACGTGCTCTCCAGGTTCTCCCCCGGGGCCAGCACGTCGATCCACGGGCCGTCCGGGGAGAAACTGGCCGGCTGCCCGTCGTTGCGGGCGCTGAGGGCGCCGACCGCGACGACGTCGGGCGACGCGGCGGGCCAGGCCGCCTTGCGCCGGTTGCCGTCGGGCAGGTAGCCGTGGTTGCCGGCGGCGGCCACCACGACCGTGTCCGGGTCGAGCCGCTCCAGAGCGGCGGTGAGCACCATCGGGGCGTGCGCGTCGGCGGTGTAGCAGACGAACGACAGGTTGAGCACGTCGATCCCGGCCTGGCCGGCCTCGACGATGGCCAGCGCCGCGTCCCACACGGTGGCGGCGGCGTCGGCGTCGAGGACCGGGCGCATCTGCAGCGTCACGCCCGGCGCGTAGCGGCGCAGCAGGCCGGCGATGAAGGTGGCGTGGCCCTGCTCGGCGTGCACGGGGCGGCGGATCTCGGCCGGGCCGACCCAGAACCCGCTGAGGCTGTCGTGGGCCACCATGCTGGTGTCGACGACGCCGACCTGCACCCCGGTCGGCCGCCGTACGGGCAGGTCGTTGGCCCAGGCGGGGACGGTCCGCAGGGCCTGGGGTGGCTTGCCGCCGCCGTGCGAGACCTCGCCGACGCCGCCGACGCCGCCGTCCCCGCCGTCGGGGTTCTGCTTGCCGGGCACCCAGCCGACCACGCGGTTCTTGCCGACCGTCGGGGTCCAGTTGCAGTACTGGGCGCCGAACCCGGCGCGCAGACTCCACAGCACCCGGTCGAGGGGGTCGGCGTCCGCGCCGGGGCGGGGGAAACCGTTGAACACGGGGCCCGCGCCCTCGCTGTCGGCCCACCCCTCCAGGGCGGTGGCGAGGCCGTTCATGTCCGTGACGGCGACGCGGGCCAGCCCGAGTGCCGTGCTGCGGTCCGCGCCCTCCGGGTCGGTGTAGAGCGGCCGCGAGTCGCCCGGCCGGTCATCCCATTTGCGGGCGACGTCGAACGCTCTCAGCACCGTGTCCAGGTGCGGCAGAGCCACTATGACCTCATCCAGCCGTTGTTGCGTCAACGTCATCAACCCCTCAGTACACGGGCGCTCGGGCGCACGGTCCAGGCTACTGACTGATGGGCGACCTGGCATGATAAGTACTGTTTGTGACAGATCCTGGCGCGTATCCTTCACCCAACGCTTCCGCGGGACGGTGATGGCCCGATGACCGCAGCACCTGCACTCCTCAGCCGGGCGGAGGCGCCCTCGGCCGAGGCGATGCGGCTCGCCACGGTGCAGCCCGGCCACGCCCGCCGGCTGGCGATGGAGGCCGAACGCGCCGCCCTGCACACCGGCGACTGGGCCGACCTGAGCGTGGCCCGGCGCGCCCACGGGGTCGCCGCCATCCAGCTGCGCGACCTCGACGAGGCCATGACCCAGCTGCGCGGCTCCCTCTCCGCCGCCCAGCGCGCCGGATCGGCGCAACTGGCCGGCGAGGCCCGGATGAGCCTGGCCTCGGCGCTGGCCCTGCGCGGGCGCGCCCTGCACGCGTTCCGGGAGATCGACGGCGCGCTGCGGGAGCTCAGCGGAGTCTCCGCCGCCCGGGCGATGGTGCAGCGCTCCGCCATCCTGCAGGAGATGGGCCGCGTCGACGAGGCCCTCGAAGCGGTACGCCCCGCGCTGCCGCTGCTGCGCCGCTTCGGCGACGCCCAGTGGGAGACCCGGGCGCTGAGCAACCGCAGCCTGCTGCACCTCGAACGGCGCGCGTTCGCCGCCGCCGAGACGGATCTGCTCACCGCGCTGCGCCTGTGCGAGCGGCACGGCCTGGAACTGCCCCGCGCGTACGTGGAACAGAACCTCGGCTGCCTGAAGGCCAGCAAGGGTGAGGTGCCCGCGGCCCTGGAGTTCTTCGAACGCGCCGAACACCGCTACCGCGGGCTCGGCCTGGAGGTCGGCTCGCTGCTGGTCGACCGCGCCCAGGTGCTGCTGGCCGTACGGCTGGTCGAGGAGGCCCGGGCCACCGCCGAGGCGGCGGTGCACGCGTACTCGAAGCAGCGGCGGATCCACCTGCCGGAGGCGCGCCTGCTGCTGTCCACGGTGGCCCTGGTCGAGGGCGACCTGCGCACGGCGGAGGACGCCGCGAACCGGGCGGTCCGCGAATTCCGCCGCCAGGGCCGCCACCAGTGGCTGGCGCTGGCCCGGCACGCCCGGCTGCAGGCGCGGATGGTCCGCGACCCGGCGCGGGTCACCTCGGGGCAGGCGCGCCGCTCGGCCGACGAACTGGCCGCGGCGGGCTGGGAGGTGCCCGCGCTGGAAGCCCGGGTCATCGCCGGGCGGCTCGCCCTGGAACGCCGCCAGCCGGGGCTGGCCCAGCGCGACCTGTGCCTGGCCAGCCGGGCCCGCACGGCCGGTCCGGCCGACGTGCGCGCCCGCGCGTGGCTGGCCGAGGCGATGCTGCGCCGCGCGGGCGGCCGCCCGTACGGTGCGCTGCGTGCGCTCTCCGCCGGCCTGCGCATCCTGGAGGAGCACCAGGCGACGATGGGGGCCACGGAGCTGCGCGCGCACGTGTCGGCCCATCGCGGCGCGCTGGCCCGCCTCGGGGTCAGCATCAGTCTGGCCGCCGGCAACGCCCGTGGGGTCTACCAGTGGACCGAGCGGGGCCGTGCCGTCTCGGTGCTGCTGCGCCCGGTCCACCCGCCGGCCGATCCGGTGCTGGCCCGGATGCTGGCCGACCTGCGCGCGACCATGACCGAGATCGACCAGCACCGCGGGGCGGGACGCCCCACCTCCGCCCTGGTGCAGCACCAGGTGGCCACCGAACGCCGGATCCGCGACCACTGCCGCAAGGCGGCGGCGTCCGGCTGCGGCGGCGGCGCCTCGCCACCGGAGATCGACGAGCTGGCGGCCGTGCTGGGCCCGGCGGCGCTGATCGAGTACGTCGAACTCGACGACGAGCTGCACGCGGTCACCGTGGTCGACGGCCGGGCCCGGCTCACCCGGCTCGGCCCGCTCACCGAGGTCCACGCCGGCCTGCGGCACCTGCCGTTCGCCCTGCACCGGATGGCCAACGCGCGTACCCCGAAGGTCAGCGCGATGGCGGCCGCCGCCGTGCTGGAGAAGGTCCGCGACGGCTTCGACCGCGTCCTCATGCGCCCGCTGGCGCGGCTGATCGGGGACCGTCCGCTGGTCGTGGTGCCGACCGGGCCGCTGCAGTCGCTGCCCTGGTCCGTCCTGCCCTCGTGTGTGGGGCGGCCGGTGACGGTCGCGCCGTCGGCGGCGCGGTGGTACCGCTCGGCGCGCCGGACCGGGGCCGCGCCCTCGCCCCGGGTGGTGGTGGTCGCCGGTCCCGGGCTGCCGGGGGCGCGCGACGAGGCCGAGGCGGTCGCGGAGCTGTACCCCGGATCGGTGCGGCTGTTCGAGGAGCGGGCCGACGCGACCCATGTGTCGGCCGCGATGAGCGG
Protein-coding regions in this window:
- a CDS encoding SGNH/GDSL hydrolase family protein — encoded protein: MARRSPLRRVAVAGALAVCLATGAGAVPAASAAVTPSSSDGTQPGEVAAAPLRIMPLGDSITYGVGSLTVDSYREDLRRRLTAAGLSVDFVGSQASGRGADRDNEGHPGWTIQQIAAQADRWLATQRPDVVLLQIGTNDMVRKVDVAGAPARLSALIDQIRAARPSAEIFVARIPSARLAGYRTRIAAFNAAVPRVVAGKGARVHLVDQSSIGGIDLRDSVHPHDFGYAKMAFNWYRALRAVYGMAAPGWPEGTNPYRATRAYRCVLRVLPGGKGNRVGCAWTHLRPVRSTVHGVTRTTRVWQVRRSVVGKHRVVAVPAHYAYRTRRVKRADGTYVTRTVRVHVAATYATRTRRVTRWVTY
- the urtA gene encoding urea ABC transporter substrate-binding protein, whose protein sequence is MLRVLGRSWTVAMALTVTAVLAGCADDPVASGANSNTIKVGILHSLSGTMAISEVTVRDAELLAIEEINNSGGVLGKKIEPVVEDGASDWPTFAEKAQKLISQDKVATVFGGWTSASRKAMLPVFERNKALLWYPVQYEGLESSPYIFYTGATTNQQIVPALDYLKQQGKKRVFLVGSDYVFPRTANKIIKAYAAANGMQILGEEYTPLGHTEYSTVVNKLQQAKPDAVFNTLNGDSNVAFFKQLRSAGITAATMPTVSVSVAEEEVVGIGPDNVAGHLVAWNYYQTTAGPANDKFVKAFKAKYGATKVTSDPMEAGYNAVYLWAEAVKKAGKTDVEAVKKAAGGIVIDAPEGKVTVDGENQHVYKTARIGLIQPDGQIKEVWNSGQPIKPDPYLKGYSWATGLS
- a CDS encoding PIG-L family deacetylase, which gives rise to MSRYRAGAVRRAVRAQLSLLVVGVLGVSATLAGGPATAAPGVDPAAPVSAAPAPAPAAPVTRAASTPRGVCPATSMQVVAHQDDDILFVNPDLRTDIRAGRCIVTLFLTAGDAGRSVAYWRGREAGAMAAYATMAGVPNRWIHRPVTLAGHRITRVALVGRKISLLFLRLPDGHGYANHDWETIAKLWKGTIPAVHSIDSGTAYTRDGLVETVGAAMRTWRPDVVRTLDYSARYGRGDHGDHISAGYVTYTAHLSYATAHRLYGYRGYPISAEPANLSPIAARAKRAVFFAYAPHDASVCKTEKACRKKPYWSWFARQHRTTAPPHPDALATPPVPADAAPAGP
- a CDS encoding nitroreductase family protein translates to MTLPLTPDELLTTTRTVRKRLDLSRPVPLELIRACVEIALQAPSGSNEQSWHFMVVTDADKRAAVGEIYRQQVARYADSSRFAGRMFADRPERSAVQQRVGDSVLWLGEHMGRVPVLVIPCLRTGKPVPQGNQAGLWGSLLPAAWSYCLAARARGLATAWTTLHLGQEAEVARILGIPDGVHQGALLPTAYFTGTTFRPARREPVESVWHENTW
- a CDS encoding VOC family protein, giving the protein MTPPVPGALHHIELWVPNLERAVASWGWLLSALGYTAFQDWPAGRSWRLGDTYLVLERSPDLTPGGHERRRAGLNHLAFHVEDARRVEALVAESAGHGWRLLFPDRHPYAGGERHYAAYLEDADGFEVELVAIAG
- a CDS encoding energy-coupling factor ABC transporter ATP-binding protein; protein product: MTPSLRIDGLHFAYPDGSVALRGVDLTVRQGERVALLGPNGAGKTTLVLHLNGILHGGAGTVTVTGLPVDPADRARLADIRRRVGIVFQDPDDQLFMPTVAEDVAFGPINLGLRGAELDDRVARALTAVGMADYRDRAPHHLSFGQRRRVAVATVLAMRPDVLVLDEPSSNLDPASRRELAEILEGLPITILMVTHDLPYALQLCERSVILDGGRIAADAPTEDVLTDPELLHRHRLELPFGFDPAVAAAQRGSPPTRIPRARVP
- a CDS encoding energy-coupling factor ABC transporter permease, which codes for MDVRAMHIANGIVDGPVSGAFAVFAVAALAFCVRRSRADLDERLAPMAGLVAAFIFAVQMLNFQVLPGVSGHLLGGTLAVILVGPWVGALCVSTVLIVQCLLFADGGLTALGLNITNMALIGTAAGYLLVVGLLKVLPKTPGGLAATALIASVVSVVATSQGFVLEYALGGTTQLSLPAVSGTLAGVHILIGIGEGLIAATTVATVARIRPDLVYALRRFRTPAAPVTQPEAPSRKAATP
- the cbiQ gene encoding cobalt ECF transporter T component CbiQ; translated protein: MHRLAAETKIVAVLTFTIVVVLTPRTEFAAFAGYAVLLALVAAAARVPAPWLLKRSTIELPFVLLAVALPFAGHGERVDWLGMSLSVDGLYGAWNIVAKGTLGVLASLLLAATTTMRDLILGLDRLRCPDVFTLIATFMLRYLDVLTEDARRMRIARLSRGYDPRFLWQVRAFAVGVGSLFLRAYERGERVYLAMVSRGYTGRLPRPGDDRAPRAHWIAAALLPAASTGIAVTAVLS